The following proteins are co-located in the Thermus thermophilus HB8 genome:
- the secD gene encoding protein translocase subunit SecD has protein sequence MNRKNLTSLFLLGVFLLALLFVWKPWAPEEPKVRLGLDLKGGLRIVLEADVENPTLDDLEKARTVLENRINALGVAEPLIQIQGQKRIVVELPGLSQADQDRALKLIGQRAVLEFRIVKEGATGTTVAQINQALRENPRLNREELEKDLIKPEDLGPPLLTGADLADARAVFDQFGRPQVSLTFTPEGAKKFEEVTRQNIGKRLAIVLDGRVYTAPVIRQAITGGQAVIEGLSSVEEASEIALVLRSGSLPVPLKVAEIRAIGPTLGQDAIQAGIRSALIGTLAIFLLIFAYYGPHLGLVASLGLLYTSALILGLLSGLGATLTLPGIAGLVLTLGAAVDGNVLSFERIKEELRAGKKLRQAIPEGFRHSTLTIMDVNIAHLLAAAALYQYATGPVRGFAVILAIGVVASVFSNLVFSRHLLERLADRGEIRPPMWLVDPRFNFMGPARYVTAATLLLAALAAGVVFAKGFNYSIDFTGGTAYTLRAEPNVEVETLRRFLEEKGFPGKEAVITQVQAPTAAYREFLVKLPPLSDERRLELERLFASELKATVLASETVGPAIGEELRRNAVMAVLVGLGLILLYVAFRFDWTFGVASILAVAHDVAIVAGMYSLLGLEFSIPTIAALLTIVGYSINDSIVVSDRIRENQKLLRHLPYAELVNRSINQTLSRTVMTSLTTLLPILALLFLGGSVLRDFALAIFVGIFVGTYSSIYVVSALVVAWKNRRKAQEASKA, from the coding sequence ATGAACCGGAAAAACCTCACCAGCCTGTTCCTGCTCGGCGTGTTTCTTCTCGCCCTCCTCTTCGTATGGAAGCCCTGGGCCCCCGAGGAGCCCAAGGTCCGCCTGGGCCTGGACCTGAAGGGGGGTCTGAGGATCGTCCTCGAGGCCGACGTGGAGAACCCCACCCTGGACGACCTGGAGAAGGCCAGGACCGTCCTGGAGAACCGGATCAACGCCCTCGGCGTGGCCGAGCCCCTCATCCAGATCCAGGGGCAGAAGCGGATCGTGGTGGAGCTCCCCGGCCTCTCCCAGGCCGACCAGGACCGCGCCCTCAAGCTCATTGGGCAGAGGGCGGTCCTGGAGTTCCGCATCGTCAAGGAGGGGGCCACGGGCACCACCGTGGCCCAGATCAACCAGGCCCTCCGGGAGAACCCCAGGCTCAACCGGGAGGAGCTGGAGAAGGACCTGATCAAGCCGGAGGACCTCGGCCCGCCCCTCCTCACCGGGGCGGACCTGGCCGACGCCCGGGCGGTCTTTGACCAGTTCGGCCGTCCCCAGGTCTCCCTCACCTTCACCCCGGAAGGGGCGAAGAAGTTTGAGGAGGTCACCCGGCAGAACATCGGCAAGCGGCTCGCCATCGTCCTGGACGGCCGGGTCTACACCGCCCCCGTGATCCGCCAGGCCATCACCGGAGGCCAGGCGGTCATAGAGGGGCTTTCCAGCGTGGAGGAGGCGAGCGAGATCGCCCTCGTCCTGCGCTCGGGCTCCCTGCCGGTCCCCCTCAAGGTGGCGGAGATCCGGGCCATCGGCCCCACCCTGGGCCAGGACGCCATCCAGGCGGGGATCCGCTCCGCCCTCATCGGCACCCTGGCCATCTTCCTCCTCATCTTCGCCTACTACGGCCCCCACCTGGGGCTCGTGGCCTCCTTGGGCCTCCTCTACACCTCGGCCCTCATCCTGGGCCTCCTCTCGGGCCTCGGGGCCACCCTGACCCTCCCCGGCATCGCCGGCCTCGTCCTCACCCTGGGGGCGGCGGTGGACGGCAACGTCCTCTCCTTTGAGCGCATCAAGGAGGAGCTCAGGGCCGGGAAGAAGCTCCGCCAGGCCATCCCCGAGGGCTTCCGCCACTCCACCCTCACCATCATGGACGTGAACATCGCCCACCTCCTGGCGGCGGCCGCCCTCTACCAGTACGCCACCGGGCCGGTGCGGGGCTTCGCCGTGATCCTGGCCATCGGCGTGGTGGCCAGCGTCTTCTCCAACCTCGTCTTCAGCCGCCACCTCCTGGAGCGCCTGGCCGACCGGGGCGAGATCCGCCCCCCCATGTGGCTCGTGGACCCGCGGTTCAACTTCATGGGCCCCGCCCGCTACGTCACGGCGGCCACCCTCCTCCTCGCCGCTTTGGCGGCGGGCGTGGTCTTCGCCAAGGGCTTCAACTACTCCATTGACTTCACCGGGGGGACAGCCTACACCCTGCGGGCCGAGCCCAACGTGGAGGTGGAGACGCTGAGGCGTTTCCTCGAGGAGAAGGGCTTCCCCGGCAAGGAGGCGGTGATCACCCAGGTCCAGGCCCCCACGGCGGCCTACCGGGAGTTTCTGGTGAAGCTCCCGCCCCTTTCCGACGAGAGGCGGCTTGAGCTGGAACGGCTTTTCGCCTCCGAGCTCAAGGCCACGGTCCTGGCCTCGGAGACCGTGGGGCCGGCCATCGGGGAGGAGCTGAGGCGCAACGCGGTGATGGCGGTCCTGGTGGGGCTTGGCCTCATCCTCCTCTACGTGGCCTTCCGCTTTGACTGGACCTTCGGCGTGGCCAGCATCCTGGCCGTGGCCCACGACGTGGCCATCGTGGCCGGGATGTACAGCCTCCTGGGCCTGGAGTTCTCCATCCCCACCATCGCCGCCCTCCTCACCATCGTGGGCTACTCCATCAACGACTCCATCGTGGTCTCGGACCGCATCCGGGAGAACCAGAAGCTCCTCCGGCACCTGCCCTACGCCGAGCTCGTCAACCGCTCCATCAACCAGACCCTCTCCCGCACGGTGATGACGAGCCTCACCACCCTCCTTCCCATCCTCGCCCTCCTCTTCCTGGGAGGGAGCGTCCTCAGGGACTTCGCCCTGGCCATCTTCGTGGGCATCTTCGTGGGAACCTACAGCTCCATCTACGTGGTGAGCGCCTTGGTGGTGGCCTGGAAAAACCGCAGGAAGGCCCAAGAGGCCAGCAAGGCCTAG